The proteins below come from a single Asanoa ferruginea genomic window:
- a CDS encoding NUDIX hydrolase has translation MAISDYVAGLRRLVGTEMLMLPSACAVVVDDRGRVLLERRADTGTWSLPAGAIDPGEQPAEAAVREVFEETGVRVAVERLAGVALRGVTYPNGDVCQYLTVWFRCRPVGGRAVVNDEESTAVDWFSVSALPELDSVDRLRIETALDDAGPAWFAVPGQDYDWLPARA, from the coding sequence ATGGCGATCTCGGATTATGTGGCCGGCCTGCGGCGTCTGGTTGGCACGGAGATGTTGATGCTGCCGAGCGCCTGCGCTGTGGTCGTCGATGATCGGGGACGGGTGCTGTTGGAGCGGCGGGCCGACACCGGCACGTGGTCGCTGCCTGCCGGTGCCATCGATCCTGGTGAGCAGCCGGCCGAGGCGGCGGTCCGTGAGGTGTTCGAAGAGACCGGGGTGCGGGTCGCCGTTGAGCGGCTGGCTGGAGTCGCACTTCGCGGGGTGACGTATCCGAATGGGGATGTGTGCCAGTACCTCACTGTGTGGTTCCGGTGCCGGCCGGTCGGGGGGCGGGCCGTCGTCAACGATGAGGAGTCGACGGCTGTGGACTGGTTTTCGGTGTCGGCGTTGCCGGAGCTTGACTCGGTCGACCGGCTGCGCATCGAGACTGCTCTCGATGACGCGGGGCCGGCGTGGTTTGCCGTGCCGGGGCAGGACTATGACTGGCTCCCGGCCAGAGCCTGA
- a CDS encoding bifunctional FO biosynthesis protein CofGH has protein sequence MIPTSPPPPTAASIRRALARAADGKALDPGEAADLMAARGEPLDDLLRIAGGIRDAGLREAGRPGVVTYSRKVFIPLTRLCRDRCHYCTFATVPHRLPAAFLDRDEVVAIAREGAAQGCKEALFTLGDRPEERWPAAREWLDARGYDSTLDYVRASAIAVLEETGLLPHLNPGVLSWAELQRLKPVAPSMGMMLETTATRLWSDKTGPHFGSPDKEPAVRLRVLEDAGRVGVPFTTGILIGIGENLVERADALFAIRRTAREYGHIQETIIQNFRAKPDTAMRGMPDAELLDLAATMAVGRIILGPGARIQAPPNLIEGEYDLLLRAGIDDWGGVSPVTPDHVNPERPWPMIDELAARSAASGFTLRERLTIYPEYVRRGDPWLDPRLSAHVGALADPDTGLAVEGALPVGRAWQEPDEAFVPGGRTDLHATIDTTGRTGDRRGDFDSVYGDWSEIAGRISPEAVQLGTAGSVERAPSDVLAGLRLAAADPAALLEERHEAATMALFNADGTALDELCRIADDVRRDTVGDDVTYVVNRNINFSNVCYVGCRFCAFAQRERDADAYRLSVEQVADRAEEAWAAGATEVCMQGGIDPKLPVTAYAEMVRAIKQRVPGMHVHAFSPMEIVTGAAKGGMSVRDWLESLRDAGLDTIPGTAAEILDDDVRWVLTKGKLPAATWVEVVSTAHELGIRSSSTMMYGHVDHPRQWLGHFRVLASVQDRTGGFTEFVALPFVHTNAPIYLAGIARPGPTWRENRVVHAMARLLLHGRIDNIQCSWVKLGDEGTVAMLNGGCNDLGGTLMEETISRMAGSANGSARTVEQLKAIATAAGRPARERTTAYGLH, from the coding sequence CTGATCCCGACCTCGCCTCCGCCGCCCACTGCCGCGAGCATTCGGCGGGCGCTGGCCCGTGCCGCCGACGGCAAGGCGCTCGATCCGGGCGAGGCGGCCGACCTGATGGCCGCGCGCGGCGAGCCACTCGACGACCTGCTCCGCATCGCCGGCGGCATCCGCGACGCGGGCCTGCGGGAGGCGGGCCGGCCGGGCGTCGTGACGTACTCCCGCAAGGTCTTCATTCCGTTGACCCGCCTCTGCCGTGACCGCTGTCATTACTGCACCTTCGCCACCGTGCCCCACCGGCTGCCGGCAGCGTTCCTCGATCGCGACGAGGTCGTCGCCATCGCCCGCGAGGGTGCCGCGCAGGGCTGCAAGGAGGCGCTGTTCACGCTCGGCGACCGGCCCGAGGAGCGCTGGCCGGCGGCGCGGGAATGGCTCGACGCGCGCGGCTATGACTCGACGCTCGACTACGTGCGGGCCAGCGCGATCGCCGTGCTCGAAGAGACCGGCCTGCTGCCGCACCTCAACCCGGGAGTGCTGAGCTGGGCCGAGTTGCAGCGGCTCAAGCCGGTCGCGCCGAGCATGGGCATGATGCTGGAGACCACCGCCACGCGCCTGTGGTCCGACAAGACCGGGCCGCATTTCGGCTCGCCCGACAAGGAGCCCGCGGTCCGGCTCCGGGTGCTCGAAGACGCCGGCCGGGTCGGCGTGCCGTTCACCACCGGCATCCTGATCGGCATCGGTGAAAACCTGGTCGAGCGGGCCGACGCGCTGTTCGCGATCCGCCGAACGGCCCGCGAATACGGCCACATCCAGGAAACGATCATCCAGAACTTCCGCGCCAAGCCCGACACGGCCATGCGCGGCATGCCCGACGCGGAGCTGCTCGACCTCGCCGCGACGATGGCCGTCGGCCGGATCATCCTCGGTCCGGGCGCCCGCATCCAGGCGCCGCCCAACCTGATCGAGGGCGAATACGACCTGTTGCTGCGCGCCGGCATCGACGACTGGGGCGGCGTCTCGCCGGTCACCCCCGACCACGTCAACCCCGAGCGGCCCTGGCCGATGATCGACGAGCTCGCCGCCCGCTCGGCCGCGTCCGGTTTCACCCTGCGGGAGCGACTGACCATCTATCCGGAATACGTCCGGCGCGGCGACCCGTGGCTCGACCCGCGGCTGTCCGCGCACGTCGGAGCACTCGCCGACCCCGACACGGGTCTGGCCGTCGAGGGTGCGCTGCCGGTCGGCCGCGCCTGGCAGGAGCCCGACGAGGCGTTCGTCCCCGGCGGCCGCACCGACCTGCACGCCACGATCGACACCACCGGCCGCACGGGCGACCGGCGTGGCGACTTCGACTCGGTCTACGGCGACTGGTCCGAGATCGCCGGCCGCATCTCACCCGAGGCGGTCCAGCTGGGCACGGCCGGGAGCGTCGAGCGCGCCCCGTCCGACGTGTTGGCCGGCCTGCGGCTCGCCGCGGCCGACCCCGCGGCGCTGCTCGAAGAGCGACACGAGGCGGCGACGATGGCGCTGTTCAACGCCGACGGCACCGCGCTCGACGAGCTGTGCCGGATCGCCGACGACGTCCGCCGCGACACGGTGGGCGACGACGTGACCTACGTGGTCAACCGCAACATCAACTTCTCCAACGTCTGCTACGTCGGCTGCCGGTTCTGCGCCTTCGCACAGCGTGAGCGCGACGCCGACGCCTACCGCCTGTCCGTCGAGCAGGTCGCCGACCGCGCCGAGGAGGCCTGGGCCGCCGGCGCCACCGAGGTCTGCATGCAGGGCGGAATCGACCCGAAACTGCCGGTCACGGCCTACGCCGAAATGGTCCGCGCGATCAAGCAGCGGGTGCCCGGCATGCACGTCCACGCGTTCTCCCCGATGGAGATCGTGACCGGCGCGGCGAAGGGCGGCATGTCGGTCCGCGACTGGCTGGAGAGCCTCCGCGACGCCGGCCTCGACACCATCCCGGGCACCGCCGCGGAGATCCTCGACGACGACGTCCGATGGGTGCTGACCAAGGGCAAACTGCCGGCCGCCACCTGGGTCGAGGTCGTCTCGACCGCCCATGAGCTGGGCATCCGATCAAGTTCCACGATGATGTACGGCCATGTCGACCACCCCCGCCAGTGGCTCGGCCACTTCCGCGTCCTGGCGTCGGTGCAGGACCGCACGGGCGGCTTCACCGAGTTCGTGGCCCTGCCGTTCGTGCACACCAACGCGCCGATCTACCTGGCCGGCATCGCCCGGCCGGGCCCGACCTGGCGGGAAAACCGGGTCGTCCACGCGATGGCCCGCCTGCTCCTGCACGGCCGCATCGACAACATCCAGTGCTCCTGGGTCAAACTCGGCGACGAGGGCACGGTCGCGATGCTCAACGGCGGCTGCAACGACCTCGGCGGCACCCTGATGGAGGAGACCATCTCCCGGATGGCCGGCTCCGCCAACGGCTCGGCCCGCACGGTCGAGCAGCTCAAGGCCATCGCCACGGCGGCCGGCCGGCCGGCACGCGAACGCACCACGGCCTACGGCCTGCACTAG